Proteins encoded by one window of Planctomycetota bacterium:
- a CDS encoding nucleotidyl transferase AbiEii/AbiGii toxin family protein, with amino-acid sequence MNDAYQAQVRLMLDLLPLVAEEAAFALKGGTAINFFVRNMPRLSVDIDLTYLPLDDRAASLAGISEGLARIKARAHDRLPGTRVTLVPQSEHMAVKVHCQRGRARVKIEVNPLQRGSLWPVRQLACTDAVQEAFESFVELPVVSHADLFGGKLSAALDRQHPRDLFDVRHLLDAEGFGGDVRAGLLVNVIGHRRPIVELLAPEAKDQRKTFEGEFSGMTLLPFDYAGHEATFVELIGLVHASLTDADRRFLLGFEAGDPDWSLFTVAGADRLPAPRWKLLNIQKLRSENRAKHAAGLRTLAQVLGMPAG; translated from the coding sequence ATGAACGATGCGTATCAGGCGCAGGTGCGGCTGATGCTGGATCTGCTGCCACTGGTTGCCGAAGAGGCGGCGTTTGCGTTGAAAGGCGGCACCGCGATCAACTTCTTCGTCCGCAACATGCCCAGACTGTCTGTCGACATCGACCTCACCTACCTGCCGTTGGACGATCGCGCTGCATCGTTGGCCGGCATTTCCGAGGGGCTGGCACGAATCAAAGCCCGGGCCCATGACCGGCTGCCGGGAACGCGAGTGACCCTCGTGCCCCAGAGCGAACACATGGCGGTCAAGGTGCACTGCCAGCGGGGCAGGGCACGAGTGAAGATCGAGGTCAATCCGCTCCAGCGGGGCTCGCTATGGCCCGTCCGACAGCTTGCCTGCACCGATGCTGTTCAGGAGGCGTTTGAGTCGTTCGTCGAGCTGCCGGTCGTGTCGCATGCCGACCTCTTCGGCGGCAAGTTATCGGCGGCGCTGGACCGACAGCATCCCCGGGACTTGTTCGACGTTCGACACCTGCTCGACGCAGAGGGTTTTGGTGGCGACGTCCGAGCGGGCTTGCTCGTGAACGTCATCGGCCACCGCCGACCGATCGTGGAGCTCTTGGCGCCGGAGGCCAAGGATCAGCGGAAGACCTTCGAGGGCGAGTTTTCAGGCATGACGCTGTTGCCCTTCGACTACGCCGGTCATGAAGCTACCTTCGTTGAACTGATCGGGTTGGTTCACGCGTCGCTGACTGACGCGGATCGCCGATTTCTCCTCGGCTTCGAGGCGGGTGATCCTGACTGGTCGCTGTTTACGGTGGCGGGAGCGGACCGGCTCCCGGCCCCGCGCTGGAAACTGCTCAACATCCAGAAACTACGGTCGGAAAACCGGGCGAAACATGCGGCAGGGCTGCGGACCCTGGCCCAGGTGCTTGGCATGCCCGCGGGATGA